One segment of Solanum stenotomum isolate F172 chromosome 1, ASM1918654v1, whole genome shotgun sequence DNA contains the following:
- the LOC125856724 gene encoding uncharacterized protein LOC125856724 yields MELLENGLEHWKAKFIDGLPLLFVERFKKTLRNSQGAIPYGAYTYGKLIGACTQEGSETDKLETYGNTQSATIDAWLLKEVNDNTLRENIIQHAANIKASSSNVVEKSKNEFEYSDPYTLSEVNNRLSKQHVVIRDTSFDDLKGEIEQLKQEIKSLKQNQIIYDHHLSQIESANNKGKNIVEENTLAKSINIDPKQNMFLRMM; encoded by the exons ATGGAACTGCTGGAAAACGGTCTTGAGCATTGGAAAGCCAAGTTTATAGATGGCTTACCTCTATTATTTGTAGAAAGATTTAAGAAAACTCTACGAAATTCGCAAGGTGCTATTCCTTATGGCGCTTATACTTATGGTAAGCTTATAGGAGCCTGCACTCAGGAAG GTTCTGAAACGGACAAACTTGAAACATATGGTAATACCCAGTCTGCAACTATCGATGCTT GGCTTTTAAAAGAAGTTAATGATAACACGTTGCGTGAAAACATTATTCAGCATGCTGCTAATATTAAGGCTAGCTCATCTAATGttgttgaaaaatcaaaaaatgagTTTGAATATTCTGATCCTTATACTTTATCTGAAGTCAATAATAGGCTTTCTAAACAGCATGTTGTTATTCGTGATACTTCTTTTGATGAcctaaaaggagaaattgaacagTTGAAACAAGAGATCAAatctcttaaacaaaatcaGATTATTTATGATCACCACCTTAGTCAGATTGAGTCTGCTAATAACaagggtaaaaatattgttgaagaaaatactcttgcaaAATCTATTAATATTGATcctaaacaaaatatgtttttaagaaTGATGTAG